The following are encoded in a window of Callithrix jacchus isolate 240 chromosome 9, calJac240_pri, whole genome shotgun sequence genomic DNA:
- the ARHGAP9 gene encoding rho GTPase-activating protein 9 isoform X1 yields MRRAQDSHHHPGPTPAPGSSDGPHKVTVLATMLSGRWWPSSWGSLGLGPRSPSRGSQLCALYAFTYTGVDGQQVSLAEGDRFQLLQKTNSDWWLARRLEAPSTSRPIFVPAAYVTEESVPSQNPATIIPSQLVWTPGPKLFHGSLEELSQALPSRAQASSQQPPPLPPKMCRSVSSDNLRPSLLKPFQEGPNGRSLSREDLPSEASASTAGPQPLMSEPPVYCNLVDLRCCPRSPLPGPACPLLQRLDAWEQHLDPNSGRCFYINSLTGCKSWKPPRCSRGQTNPGSMEGTQTRKRDNDVLQPQAKGLGSDTGTPEPIDPQGSLSLSQRTLQLDPPALQPSRPVPQLLDDPREVEKSGLLNMTKIAQGGRKLRKNWGPSWVVLAGNSLVFYREPPPTAPSSGWGPPGSRPESSVDLRGAALAHGRHLSSRRNVLHIRTVPGHEFLLQSDQETELRAWHRALRAVIERLDRENPLELRLSGSGPAELAELSAGEDEEEESEQVSKPLLRLSGRRSSSRRPEGAEQNRVRNKLKRLIAKRPPLQSLQERGLLRDQVFGCQLESLCQREGDTVPSFVRLCIAAVDKRGLDVDGIYRVSGNLAVVQKLRFLVDRERTVTSDGRYLFPEQPGQEGRLDLDSAEWDDIHVVTGALKLFLRELPQPLVPQLLLPHFRAALALLESEQCLSQIQELIGSMPKPNHDTLRYLLEHLCRVIAHSDKNRMTPHNLGIVFGPTLFRPEQETSDPAAHALYPGQLVQLMLTNFTSLFP; encoded by the exons GTGACAGTGCTGGCTACAATGCTGTCCGGCCGGTGGTGGCCAAGTTCCTGGGGGAGCCTAGGGCTGGGTCCCCGAAGCCCTTCTCGGGGATCCCAGCTCTGTGCCCTCTATGCCTTTACTTATACGGGGGTAGATGGTCAGCAGGTGTCTCTGGCTGAAGGGGACAGGTTCCAACTGCTTCAAAAGACCAACTCTGACTGGTGGTTGGCAAGGCGCCTAGAAGCTCCCTCCACCTCTCGACCCATCTTCGTCCCAGCGGCCTATGTAACAGAGGAATCCGTCCCTTCCCAGAACCCAGCTACCATCATCCCCAGCCAATTGGTCTGGACTCCTG GGCCAAAGTTGTTTCATGGTTCCCTGGAGGAGTTATCTCAGGCCCTCCCAAGCAGGGCTCAGGCTAGTTCACAGCAGCCTCCTCCACTTCCCCCCAAAATGTGTAGGAGTGTCAGCAGTGACAATTTGAGGCCCAGCCTTCTGAAGCCTTTCCAGGAAGGACCAAATGGAAGATCCCTCTCCCGGGAAGACTTGCCTTCAGAAGCCAGTGCCAGCACA gcaggcccccagcccctcatgTCAGAGCCTCCTGTGTATTGTAACCTGGTGGACCTTCGCTGCTGTCCCCGGTCCCCACTCCCAGGCCCTGCATGCCCCCTGCTGCAGAGGCTGGATGCCTGGGAGCAGCACCTGGACCCCAACTCTGGACGCTGCTTCTACATAAATTCACTGACTGGCTGCAAGTCCTGGAAGCCCCCACGGTGCAGTCGTGGCCAGACG AACCCTGGCTCCATGGAGGGGACACAGACCCGGAAGAGGGACAATGATGTCCTGCAACCTCAGGCAAAGGGCTTAGGGTCTGACACAGGGACCCCAGAACCGATTGACCCACAG GGTTCCCTCAGCCTCAGTCAACGCACCTTGCAGCTTGACCCTCCAGCCTTGCAGCCCTCTCGACCTGTGCCGCAGCTCCTGGATGACCCCCGT GAGGTGGAAAAGTCCGGCTTACTTAATATGACCAAGATTGCCCAAGGGGGGCGCAAGCTCAG GAAGAACTGGGGCCCGTCTTGGGTGGTGTTAGCGGGTAACAGCCTGGTGTTCTACCGAGAGCCACCGCCGACGGCGCCCTCCTCTGGCTGG GGGCCACCGGGTAGCCGGCCCGAAAGTAGCGTGGACCTTCGCGGGGCGGCTCTGGCGCACGGCCGCCACCTGTCAAGCCGCCGCAATGTCCTGCAC ATCCGCACGGTCCCTGGCCATGAGTTCCTTCTGCAGTCCGACCAAGAGACCGAGCTGCGAGCCTGGCACCGCGCCCTGCGAGCGGTCATCGAGCGGCTG GATCGGGAGAACCCCCTGGAGCTGCGTCTGTCTGGCTCCGGACCCGCGGAGCTGGCGGAGCTGAGCGCCGGAGAGGACGAAGAAGAGGAATCGGAGCAGGTGTCCAAGCCACTGCTGCGCCTCAGCGGCCGCCGGAGCTCCA GTCGGCGACCCGAAGGCGCAGAGCAGAACCGTGTGCGCAACAAACTGAAACGGCTCATCGCGAAGAGACCGCCCTTGCAAAGCCTGCAGGAGCGGGGTCTGCTCCGAG ACCAGGTGTTCGGCTGCCAGTTGGAATCACTGTGCCAGCGGGAAGGGGACACGGTGCCCAGCTTTGTGCGGCTCTGCATTGCTGCTGTGGATAAAAGAG GTCTAGATGTGGATGGCATTTATCGGGTGAGTGGGAACTTGGCAGTGGTCCAGAAACTTCGCTTTCTGGTGGACAGAG AGCGTACGGTCACCTCCGATGGGAGGTATCTGTTCCCAGAACAGCCAGGACAAG AAGGTCGGTTAGATTTGGACAGTGCTGAGTGGGATGACATTCATGTGGTCACTGGAGCCCTGAAGCTTTTTCTCCGAGAGCTGCCCCAGCCTCTGGTTCCCCAACTGCTGCTGCCCCATTTCCGAGCTGCCCTTG CACTCTTGGAATCAGAGCAGTGCCTCTCTCAGATACAAGAATTAATAGGCTCAATGCCAAAGCCCAACCACGACACTCTACGGTATCTCCTGGAGCATTTATGCAG GGTGATAGCACACTCAGATAAGAATCGCATGACACCCCACAACCTGGGAATTGTGTTTGGACCAACCCTGTTTCGGCCAGAGCAGGAGACATCTGACCCAGCAGCCCATGCTCTCTACCCAGGGCAGCTGGTCCAGCTGATGCTCACCAACTTCACCAGCCTCTTCCCCTGA
- the ARHGAP9 gene encoding rho GTPase-activating protein 9 isoform X3, whose protein sequence is MRRAQDSHHHPGPTPAPGSSDGPHKVTVLATMLSGRWWPSSWGSLGLGPRSPSRGSQLCALYAFTYTGVDGQQVSLAEGDRFQLLQKTNSDWWLARRLEAPSTSRPIFVPAAYVTEESVPSQNPATIIPSQLVWTPGPKLFHGSLEELSQALPSRAQASSQQPPPLPPKMCRSVSSDNLRPSLLKPFQEGPNGRSLSREDLPSEASASTAGPQPLMSEPPVYCNLVDLRCCPRSPLPGPACPLLQRLDAWEQHLDPNSGRCFYINSLTGCKSWKPPRCSRGQTNPGSMEGTQTRKRDNDVLQPQAKGLGSDTGTPEPIDPQGSLSLSQRTLQLDPPALQPSRPVPQLLDDPREVEKSGLLNMTKIAQGGRKLRKNWGPSWVVLAGNSLVFYREPPPTAPSSGWGPPGSRPESSVDLRGAALAHGRHLSSRRNVLHIRTVPGHEFLLQSDQETELRAWHRALRAVIERLDRENPLELRLSGSGPAELAELSAGEDEEEESEQVSKPLLRLSGRRSSSRRPEGAEQNRVRNKLKRLIAKRPPLQSLQERGLLRGLDVDGIYRVSGNLAVVQKLRFLVDRERTVTSDGRYLFPEQPGQEGRLDLDSAEWDDIHVVTGALKLFLRELPQPLVPQLLLPHFRAALALLESEQCLSQIQELIGSMPKPNHDTLRYLLEHLCRVIAHSDKNRMTPHNLGIVFGPTLFRPEQETSDPAAHALYPGQLVQLMLTNFTSLFP, encoded by the exons GTGACAGTGCTGGCTACAATGCTGTCCGGCCGGTGGTGGCCAAGTTCCTGGGGGAGCCTAGGGCTGGGTCCCCGAAGCCCTTCTCGGGGATCCCAGCTCTGTGCCCTCTATGCCTTTACTTATACGGGGGTAGATGGTCAGCAGGTGTCTCTGGCTGAAGGGGACAGGTTCCAACTGCTTCAAAAGACCAACTCTGACTGGTGGTTGGCAAGGCGCCTAGAAGCTCCCTCCACCTCTCGACCCATCTTCGTCCCAGCGGCCTATGTAACAGAGGAATCCGTCCCTTCCCAGAACCCAGCTACCATCATCCCCAGCCAATTGGTCTGGACTCCTG GGCCAAAGTTGTTTCATGGTTCCCTGGAGGAGTTATCTCAGGCCCTCCCAAGCAGGGCTCAGGCTAGTTCACAGCAGCCTCCTCCACTTCCCCCCAAAATGTGTAGGAGTGTCAGCAGTGACAATTTGAGGCCCAGCCTTCTGAAGCCTTTCCAGGAAGGACCAAATGGAAGATCCCTCTCCCGGGAAGACTTGCCTTCAGAAGCCAGTGCCAGCACA gcaggcccccagcccctcatgTCAGAGCCTCCTGTGTATTGTAACCTGGTGGACCTTCGCTGCTGTCCCCGGTCCCCACTCCCAGGCCCTGCATGCCCCCTGCTGCAGAGGCTGGATGCCTGGGAGCAGCACCTGGACCCCAACTCTGGACGCTGCTTCTACATAAATTCACTGACTGGCTGCAAGTCCTGGAAGCCCCCACGGTGCAGTCGTGGCCAGACG AACCCTGGCTCCATGGAGGGGACACAGACCCGGAAGAGGGACAATGATGTCCTGCAACCTCAGGCAAAGGGCTTAGGGTCTGACACAGGGACCCCAGAACCGATTGACCCACAG GGTTCCCTCAGCCTCAGTCAACGCACCTTGCAGCTTGACCCTCCAGCCTTGCAGCCCTCTCGACCTGTGCCGCAGCTCCTGGATGACCCCCGT GAGGTGGAAAAGTCCGGCTTACTTAATATGACCAAGATTGCCCAAGGGGGGCGCAAGCTCAG GAAGAACTGGGGCCCGTCTTGGGTGGTGTTAGCGGGTAACAGCCTGGTGTTCTACCGAGAGCCACCGCCGACGGCGCCCTCCTCTGGCTGG GGGCCACCGGGTAGCCGGCCCGAAAGTAGCGTGGACCTTCGCGGGGCGGCTCTGGCGCACGGCCGCCACCTGTCAAGCCGCCGCAATGTCCTGCAC ATCCGCACGGTCCCTGGCCATGAGTTCCTTCTGCAGTCCGACCAAGAGACCGAGCTGCGAGCCTGGCACCGCGCCCTGCGAGCGGTCATCGAGCGGCTG GATCGGGAGAACCCCCTGGAGCTGCGTCTGTCTGGCTCCGGACCCGCGGAGCTGGCGGAGCTGAGCGCCGGAGAGGACGAAGAAGAGGAATCGGAGCAGGTGTCCAAGCCACTGCTGCGCCTCAGCGGCCGCCGGAGCTCCA GTCGGCGACCCGAAGGCGCAGAGCAGAACCGTGTGCGCAACAAACTGAAACGGCTCATCGCGAAGAGACCGCCCTTGCAAAGCCTGCAGGAGCGGGGTCTGCTCCGAG GTCTAGATGTGGATGGCATTTATCGGGTGAGTGGGAACTTGGCAGTGGTCCAGAAACTTCGCTTTCTGGTGGACAGAG AGCGTACGGTCACCTCCGATGGGAGGTATCTGTTCCCAGAACAGCCAGGACAAG AAGGTCGGTTAGATTTGGACAGTGCTGAGTGGGATGACATTCATGTGGTCACTGGAGCCCTGAAGCTTTTTCTCCGAGAGCTGCCCCAGCCTCTGGTTCCCCAACTGCTGCTGCCCCATTTCCGAGCTGCCCTTG CACTCTTGGAATCAGAGCAGTGCCTCTCTCAGATACAAGAATTAATAGGCTCAATGCCAAAGCCCAACCACGACACTCTACGGTATCTCCTGGAGCATTTATGCAG GGTGATAGCACACTCAGATAAGAATCGCATGACACCCCACAACCTGGGAATTGTGTTTGGACCAACCCTGTTTCGGCCAGAGCAGGAGACATCTGACCCAGCAGCCCATGCTCTCTACCCAGGGCAGCTGGTCCAGCTGATGCTCACCAACTTCACCAGCCTCTTCCCCTGA
- the ARHGAP9 gene encoding rho GTPase-activating protein 9 isoform X2, with protein MRRAQDSHHHPGPTPAPGSSDGPHKVTVLATMLSGRWWPSSWGSLGLGPRSPSRGSQLCALYAFTYTGVDGQQVSLAEGDRFQLLQKTNSDWWLARRLEAPSTSRPIFVPAAYVTEESVPSQNPATIIPSQLVWTPGPKLFHGSLEELSQALPSRAQASSQQPPPLPPKMCRSVSSDNLRPSLLKPFQEGPNGRSLSREDLPSEASASTAGPQPLMSEPPVYCNLVDLRCCPRSPLPGPACPLLQRLDAWEQHLDPNSGRCFYINSLTGCKSWKPPRCSRGQTNPGSMEGTQTRKRDNDVLQPQAKGLGSDTGTPEPIDPQEVEKSGLLNMTKIAQGGRKLRKNWGPSWVVLAGNSLVFYREPPPTAPSSGWGPPGSRPESSVDLRGAALAHGRHLSSRRNVLHIRTVPGHEFLLQSDQETELRAWHRALRAVIERLDRENPLELRLSGSGPAELAELSAGEDEEEESEQVSKPLLRLSGRRSSSRRPEGAEQNRVRNKLKRLIAKRPPLQSLQERGLLRDQVFGCQLESLCQREGDTVPSFVRLCIAAVDKRGLDVDGIYRVSGNLAVVQKLRFLVDRERTVTSDGRYLFPEQPGQEGRLDLDSAEWDDIHVVTGALKLFLRELPQPLVPQLLLPHFRAALALLESEQCLSQIQELIGSMPKPNHDTLRYLLEHLCRVIAHSDKNRMTPHNLGIVFGPTLFRPEQETSDPAAHALYPGQLVQLMLTNFTSLFP; from the exons GTGACAGTGCTGGCTACAATGCTGTCCGGCCGGTGGTGGCCAAGTTCCTGGGGGAGCCTAGGGCTGGGTCCCCGAAGCCCTTCTCGGGGATCCCAGCTCTGTGCCCTCTATGCCTTTACTTATACGGGGGTAGATGGTCAGCAGGTGTCTCTGGCTGAAGGGGACAGGTTCCAACTGCTTCAAAAGACCAACTCTGACTGGTGGTTGGCAAGGCGCCTAGAAGCTCCCTCCACCTCTCGACCCATCTTCGTCCCAGCGGCCTATGTAACAGAGGAATCCGTCCCTTCCCAGAACCCAGCTACCATCATCCCCAGCCAATTGGTCTGGACTCCTG GGCCAAAGTTGTTTCATGGTTCCCTGGAGGAGTTATCTCAGGCCCTCCCAAGCAGGGCTCAGGCTAGTTCACAGCAGCCTCCTCCACTTCCCCCCAAAATGTGTAGGAGTGTCAGCAGTGACAATTTGAGGCCCAGCCTTCTGAAGCCTTTCCAGGAAGGACCAAATGGAAGATCCCTCTCCCGGGAAGACTTGCCTTCAGAAGCCAGTGCCAGCACA gcaggcccccagcccctcatgTCAGAGCCTCCTGTGTATTGTAACCTGGTGGACCTTCGCTGCTGTCCCCGGTCCCCACTCCCAGGCCCTGCATGCCCCCTGCTGCAGAGGCTGGATGCCTGGGAGCAGCACCTGGACCCCAACTCTGGACGCTGCTTCTACATAAATTCACTGACTGGCTGCAAGTCCTGGAAGCCCCCACGGTGCAGTCGTGGCCAGACG AACCCTGGCTCCATGGAGGGGACACAGACCCGGAAGAGGGACAATGATGTCCTGCAACCTCAGGCAAAGGGCTTAGGGTCTGACACAGGGACCCCAGAACCGATTGACCCACAG GAGGTGGAAAAGTCCGGCTTACTTAATATGACCAAGATTGCCCAAGGGGGGCGCAAGCTCAG GAAGAACTGGGGCCCGTCTTGGGTGGTGTTAGCGGGTAACAGCCTGGTGTTCTACCGAGAGCCACCGCCGACGGCGCCCTCCTCTGGCTGG GGGCCACCGGGTAGCCGGCCCGAAAGTAGCGTGGACCTTCGCGGGGCGGCTCTGGCGCACGGCCGCCACCTGTCAAGCCGCCGCAATGTCCTGCAC ATCCGCACGGTCCCTGGCCATGAGTTCCTTCTGCAGTCCGACCAAGAGACCGAGCTGCGAGCCTGGCACCGCGCCCTGCGAGCGGTCATCGAGCGGCTG GATCGGGAGAACCCCCTGGAGCTGCGTCTGTCTGGCTCCGGACCCGCGGAGCTGGCGGAGCTGAGCGCCGGAGAGGACGAAGAAGAGGAATCGGAGCAGGTGTCCAAGCCACTGCTGCGCCTCAGCGGCCGCCGGAGCTCCA GTCGGCGACCCGAAGGCGCAGAGCAGAACCGTGTGCGCAACAAACTGAAACGGCTCATCGCGAAGAGACCGCCCTTGCAAAGCCTGCAGGAGCGGGGTCTGCTCCGAG ACCAGGTGTTCGGCTGCCAGTTGGAATCACTGTGCCAGCGGGAAGGGGACACGGTGCCCAGCTTTGTGCGGCTCTGCATTGCTGCTGTGGATAAAAGAG GTCTAGATGTGGATGGCATTTATCGGGTGAGTGGGAACTTGGCAGTGGTCCAGAAACTTCGCTTTCTGGTGGACAGAG AGCGTACGGTCACCTCCGATGGGAGGTATCTGTTCCCAGAACAGCCAGGACAAG AAGGTCGGTTAGATTTGGACAGTGCTGAGTGGGATGACATTCATGTGGTCACTGGAGCCCTGAAGCTTTTTCTCCGAGAGCTGCCCCAGCCTCTGGTTCCCCAACTGCTGCTGCCCCATTTCCGAGCTGCCCTTG CACTCTTGGAATCAGAGCAGTGCCTCTCTCAGATACAAGAATTAATAGGCTCAATGCCAAAGCCCAACCACGACACTCTACGGTATCTCCTGGAGCATTTATGCAG GGTGATAGCACACTCAGATAAGAATCGCATGACACCCCACAACCTGGGAATTGTGTTTGGACCAACCCTGTTTCGGCCAGAGCAGGAGACATCTGACCCAGCAGCCCATGCTCTCTACCCAGGGCAGCTGGTCCAGCTGATGCTCACCAACTTCACCAGCCTCTTCCCCTGA
- the ARHGAP9 gene encoding rho GTPase-activating protein 9 isoform X5, translating into MSEPPVYCNLVDLRCCPRSPLPGPACPLLQRLDAWEQHLDPNSGRCFYINSLTGCKSWKPPRCSRGQTNPGSMEGTQTRKRDNDVLQPQAKGLGSDTGTPEPIDPQEVEKSGLLNMTKIAQGGRKLRKNWGPSWVVLAGNSLVFYREPPPTAPSSGWGPPGSRPESSVDLRGAALAHGRHLSSRRNVLHIRTVPGHEFLLQSDQETELRAWHRALRAVIERLDRENPLELRLSGSGPAELAELSAGEDEEEESEQVSKPLLRLSGRRSSSRRPEGAEQNRVRNKLKRLIAKRPPLQSLQERGLLRDQVFGCQLESLCQREGDTVPSFVRLCIAAVDKRGLDVDGIYRVSGNLAVVQKLRFLVDRERTVTSDGRYLFPEQPGQEGRLDLDSAEWDDIHVVTGALKLFLRELPQPLVPQLLLPHFRAALALLESEQCLSQIQELIGSMPKPNHDTLRYLLEHLCRVIAHSDKNRMTPHNLGIVFGPTLFRPEQETSDPAAHALYPGQLVQLMLTNFTSLFP; encoded by the exons atgTCAGAGCCTCCTGTGTATTGTAACCTGGTGGACCTTCGCTGCTGTCCCCGGTCCCCACTCCCAGGCCCTGCATGCCCCCTGCTGCAGAGGCTGGATGCCTGGGAGCAGCACCTGGACCCCAACTCTGGACGCTGCTTCTACATAAATTCACTGACTGGCTGCAAGTCCTGGAAGCCCCCACGGTGCAGTCGTGGCCAGACG AACCCTGGCTCCATGGAGGGGACACAGACCCGGAAGAGGGACAATGATGTCCTGCAACCTCAGGCAAAGGGCTTAGGGTCTGACACAGGGACCCCAGAACCGATTGACCCACAG GAGGTGGAAAAGTCCGGCTTACTTAATATGACCAAGATTGCCCAAGGGGGGCGCAAGCTCAG GAAGAACTGGGGCCCGTCTTGGGTGGTGTTAGCGGGTAACAGCCTGGTGTTCTACCGAGAGCCACCGCCGACGGCGCCCTCCTCTGGCTGG GGGCCACCGGGTAGCCGGCCCGAAAGTAGCGTGGACCTTCGCGGGGCGGCTCTGGCGCACGGCCGCCACCTGTCAAGCCGCCGCAATGTCCTGCAC ATCCGCACGGTCCCTGGCCATGAGTTCCTTCTGCAGTCCGACCAAGAGACCGAGCTGCGAGCCTGGCACCGCGCCCTGCGAGCGGTCATCGAGCGGCTG GATCGGGAGAACCCCCTGGAGCTGCGTCTGTCTGGCTCCGGACCCGCGGAGCTGGCGGAGCTGAGCGCCGGAGAGGACGAAGAAGAGGAATCGGAGCAGGTGTCCAAGCCACTGCTGCGCCTCAGCGGCCGCCGGAGCTCCA GTCGGCGACCCGAAGGCGCAGAGCAGAACCGTGTGCGCAACAAACTGAAACGGCTCATCGCGAAGAGACCGCCCTTGCAAAGCCTGCAGGAGCGGGGTCTGCTCCGAG ACCAGGTGTTCGGCTGCCAGTTGGAATCACTGTGCCAGCGGGAAGGGGACACGGTGCCCAGCTTTGTGCGGCTCTGCATTGCTGCTGTGGATAAAAGAG GTCTAGATGTGGATGGCATTTATCGGGTGAGTGGGAACTTGGCAGTGGTCCAGAAACTTCGCTTTCTGGTGGACAGAG AGCGTACGGTCACCTCCGATGGGAGGTATCTGTTCCCAGAACAGCCAGGACAAG AAGGTCGGTTAGATTTGGACAGTGCTGAGTGGGATGACATTCATGTGGTCACTGGAGCCCTGAAGCTTTTTCTCCGAGAGCTGCCCCAGCCTCTGGTTCCCCAACTGCTGCTGCCCCATTTCCGAGCTGCCCTTG CACTCTTGGAATCAGAGCAGTGCCTCTCTCAGATACAAGAATTAATAGGCTCAATGCCAAAGCCCAACCACGACACTCTACGGTATCTCCTGGAGCATTTATGCAG GGTGATAGCACACTCAGATAAGAATCGCATGACACCCCACAACCTGGGAATTGTGTTTGGACCAACCCTGTTTCGGCCAGAGCAGGAGACATCTGACCCAGCAGCCCATGCTCTCTACCCAGGGCAGCTGGTCCAGCTGATGCTCACCAACTTCACCAGCCTCTTCCCCTGA
- the ARHGAP9 gene encoding rho GTPase-activating protein 9 isoform X4: MSEPPVYCNLVDLRCCPRSPLPGPACPLLQRLDAWEQHLDPNSGRCFYINSLTGCKSWKPPRCSRGQTNPGSMEGTQTRKRDNDVLQPQAKGLGSDTGTPEPIDPQGSLSLSQRTLQLDPPALQPSRPVPQLLDDPREVEKSGLLNMTKIAQGGRKLRKNWGPSWVVLAGNSLVFYREPPPTAPSSGWGPPGSRPESSVDLRGAALAHGRHLSSRRNVLHIRTVPGHEFLLQSDQETELRAWHRALRAVIERLDRENPLELRLSGSGPAELAELSAGEDEEEESEQVSKPLLRLSGRRSSSRRPEGAEQNRVRNKLKRLIAKRPPLQSLQERGLLRDQVFGCQLESLCQREGDTVPSFVRLCIAAVDKRGLDVDGIYRVSGNLAVVQKLRFLVDRERTVTSDGRYLFPEQPGQEGRLDLDSAEWDDIHVVTGALKLFLRELPQPLVPQLLLPHFRAALALLESEQCLSQIQELIGSMPKPNHDTLRYLLEHLCRVIAHSDKNRMTPHNLGIVFGPTLFRPEQETSDPAAHALYPGQLVQLMLTNFTSLFP; this comes from the exons atgTCAGAGCCTCCTGTGTATTGTAACCTGGTGGACCTTCGCTGCTGTCCCCGGTCCCCACTCCCAGGCCCTGCATGCCCCCTGCTGCAGAGGCTGGATGCCTGGGAGCAGCACCTGGACCCCAACTCTGGACGCTGCTTCTACATAAATTCACTGACTGGCTGCAAGTCCTGGAAGCCCCCACGGTGCAGTCGTGGCCAGACG AACCCTGGCTCCATGGAGGGGACACAGACCCGGAAGAGGGACAATGATGTCCTGCAACCTCAGGCAAAGGGCTTAGGGTCTGACACAGGGACCCCAGAACCGATTGACCCACAG GGTTCCCTCAGCCTCAGTCAACGCACCTTGCAGCTTGACCCTCCAGCCTTGCAGCCCTCTCGACCTGTGCCGCAGCTCCTGGATGACCCCCGT GAGGTGGAAAAGTCCGGCTTACTTAATATGACCAAGATTGCCCAAGGGGGGCGCAAGCTCAG GAAGAACTGGGGCCCGTCTTGGGTGGTGTTAGCGGGTAACAGCCTGGTGTTCTACCGAGAGCCACCGCCGACGGCGCCCTCCTCTGGCTGG GGGCCACCGGGTAGCCGGCCCGAAAGTAGCGTGGACCTTCGCGGGGCGGCTCTGGCGCACGGCCGCCACCTGTCAAGCCGCCGCAATGTCCTGCAC ATCCGCACGGTCCCTGGCCATGAGTTCCTTCTGCAGTCCGACCAAGAGACCGAGCTGCGAGCCTGGCACCGCGCCCTGCGAGCGGTCATCGAGCGGCTG GATCGGGAGAACCCCCTGGAGCTGCGTCTGTCTGGCTCCGGACCCGCGGAGCTGGCGGAGCTGAGCGCCGGAGAGGACGAAGAAGAGGAATCGGAGCAGGTGTCCAAGCCACTGCTGCGCCTCAGCGGCCGCCGGAGCTCCA GTCGGCGACCCGAAGGCGCAGAGCAGAACCGTGTGCGCAACAAACTGAAACGGCTCATCGCGAAGAGACCGCCCTTGCAAAGCCTGCAGGAGCGGGGTCTGCTCCGAG ACCAGGTGTTCGGCTGCCAGTTGGAATCACTGTGCCAGCGGGAAGGGGACACGGTGCCCAGCTTTGTGCGGCTCTGCATTGCTGCTGTGGATAAAAGAG GTCTAGATGTGGATGGCATTTATCGGGTGAGTGGGAACTTGGCAGTGGTCCAGAAACTTCGCTTTCTGGTGGACAGAG AGCGTACGGTCACCTCCGATGGGAGGTATCTGTTCCCAGAACAGCCAGGACAAG AAGGTCGGTTAGATTTGGACAGTGCTGAGTGGGATGACATTCATGTGGTCACTGGAGCCCTGAAGCTTTTTCTCCGAGAGCTGCCCCAGCCTCTGGTTCCCCAACTGCTGCTGCCCCATTTCCGAGCTGCCCTTG CACTCTTGGAATCAGAGCAGTGCCTCTCTCAGATACAAGAATTAATAGGCTCAATGCCAAAGCCCAACCACGACACTCTACGGTATCTCCTGGAGCATTTATGCAG GGTGATAGCACACTCAGATAAGAATCGCATGACACCCCACAACCTGGGAATTGTGTTTGGACCAACCCTGTTTCGGCCAGAGCAGGAGACATCTGACCCAGCAGCCCATGCTCTCTACCCAGGGCAGCTGGTCCAGCTGATGCTCACCAACTTCACCAGCCTCTTCCCCTGA